From Melitaea cinxia chromosome 3, ilMelCinx1.1, whole genome shotgun sequence, one genomic window encodes:
- the LOC123669612 gene encoding glycerol-3-phosphate dehydrogenase, mitochondrial: MSRRRLLVGSAGVAGALVAGWALSADDKPHWYNPTTVSAKTERKKRPLPSRTEQVNNLQAGHTYDVLIIGGGATGAGCALDAATRGLRTALVEADDFASGTSSRSTKLIHGGVRYLQKAILHLDYDQYKMVKEALHERANMLEVAPHLTRPLPILLPVYKWWQVPYYWFGIKMYDLVAGDRNLKSSYYLSKKNTLELFPMLKSDNLCGGIVYYDGQQDDARMNLAIALTAARHGATIANHVSVIKLHKTAGKLSGARLRDEMTGKEWDVKAKSIINATGPFTDSIRKMDDQTVKSICCPSSGVHIVLPGYYSPEHMGLLDPATSDGRVIFFLPWLKGTIAGTTDLPCQVTHNPKPTEDEILFILTEVKNYLNPDVEVRRGDVLSAWSGIRPLVSDPNKPDTQSLARNHVVHVSPSGLVTIAGGKWTTYRAMAAETVDAAIESANLKPLFRECQTDGFLIEGAHGWTPTMYIRLVQDFGLEMEVAQHLAKSYGDRAFAVAKMASMTGKRWPIIGKKIHPEFPYIDAEIRYGVREYACTAVDMVARRLRLAFLNVQAAAEALPAIVDIMAEELKWSDAEKQKQTKQAAEFLANEMGQMVNRASRDKIPINLSKDEIQTYIKRFQIIDKDRKGFVSINDIRRSLKNYGEEVTGEQLHEILKEIDTNMNGQVELDEYLQMMSAIKSGHVAYSRFARMAEMEEEHHEREQLKKQISVERSGGGL; the protein is encoded by the exons caCTGGTACAACCCCACGACAGTTTCTGCGAAAACAGAACGCAAGAAGCGACCTCTACCCTCCCGAACGGAACAGGTGAACAACCTCCAAGCTGGTCATACATATGACGTCCTCATTATTGGCGGTGGAGCCACCGGCGCGGGATGTGCGCTCGATGCTGCAACGAGAG GTCTCCGCACAGCACTAGTCGAAGCAGACGACTTCGCGAGCGGTACTTCTAGCAGAAGTACTAAGCTCATACACGGCGGAGTGCGCTACTTGCAGAAGGCGATCCTGCATCTTGACTACGACCAGTACAAGATGGTGAAGGAGGCGTTACACGAAAGAGCCAACATGTTGGAGGTTGCTCCACATTTGACAAGGCCTCTGCCCATTTTGTTACCTGTTTATAA gtggTGGCAGGTACCATACTACTGGTTCGGTATCAAGATGTACGACTTGGTGGCCGGCGATAGGAACTTAAAGAGCTCATATTATTTATCTAAGAAGAATACCCTAGAACTGTTCCCTATGTTGAAATCCGACAATCTGTGTGGCGGTATCGTATATTACGATg GACAACAAGACGACGCTCGTATGAACCTGGCGATAGCGCTGACGGCAGCGCGCCACGGCGCCACCATCGCCAACCACGTCAGCGTCATCAAACTGCACAAAACCGCGGGGAAACTCAGCGGAGCAAGGCTTAGG GATGAAATGACAGGCAAGGAATGGGACGTGAAAGCGAAGTCTATCATAAACGCCACAGGACCATTCACTGACTCCATCAGGAAGATGGACGACCAAACTGTCAAGTCTATCTGCTGTCCCTCCTCTGGTGTCCACATTGTTCTCCCTGGTTATTACAG TCCAGAACACATGGGTCTCCTCGACCCTGCCACGTCAGACGGCCGTGTTATCTTCTTCTTGCCTTGGCTGAAAGGAACCATTGCCGGCACCACAGATCTGCCGTGCCAGGTCACACACAATCCCAAGCCAACTGAGGACGAGATCCTCTTCATCCTCACTGAGGTCAAAAACTACCTAAATCCAGATGTTGAGG TTCGGCGCGGCGACGTGCTGTCGGCGTGGTCGGGCATCCGGCCGCTGGTGTCCGACCCCAACAAGCCGGACACGCAGTCGCTGGCGCGCAACCACGTGGTGCACGTGTCGCCGTCCGGCCTCGTCACCATCGCGGGCGGCAAGTGGACCACCTACCGCGCCATGGCGGCCGAGACCGTCGACGCGGCTATCGAGA GTGCAAATCTAAAACCTCTCTTCAGAGAATGTCAAACAGACGGTTTCTTGATTGAGGGCGCGCACGGTTGGACTCCGACCATGTATATCAGATTAGTGCAGGACTTCGGTCTTGAGATGGAA GTCGCACAACACTTGGCCAAATCGTATGGCGACCGAGCGTTTGCGGTGGCTAAGATGGCTAGTATGACCGGCAAGAGATGGCCCATCATCGGCAAGAAAATCCACCCCGAATTCCCGTATATTGACGCCGAGATTAG GTACGGCGTGCGCGAGTACGCGTGCACGGCGGTGGACATGGTGGCGCGGCGCCTGCGCCTCGCCTTCCTCAACGTGCAGGCGGCGGCCGAGGCGCTGCCCGCCATCGTCGACATCATGGCCGAGGAGCTCAAGTGGTCGGACGCTGAGAAACAG aaacaaacaaaacaagCAGCAGAGTTCCTGGCAAATGAAATGGGACAGATGGTGAACCGCGCCAGCCGCGACAAGATACCGATCAACCTCAGCAAGGACGAGATACAAACGTACATCAAGAGGTTCCAGATCATAGACAAGGACAGGAAGGGCTTCGTGTCCATCAACGACATTAGGAGGAGTCTTAAG AACTACGGCGAGGAGGTAACCGGGGAACAGTTGCACGAAATATTGAAAGAGATCGACACTAACATGAACGGGCAGGTCGAACTCGACGAATATCTGCAG ATGATGTCAGCCATCAAATCGGGGCACGTGGCGTATTCCCGCTTTGCGCGCATGGCAGAAATGGAGGAGGAACACCATGAACGTGAGCAGCTCAAGAAACAGATCAGCGTCGAGAGGAGTGGTGGTGGCTT ATAA